In one Rhodococcus sp. B50 genomic region, the following are encoded:
- a CDS encoding DUF6131 family protein codes for MIILGLILLVVGFFTGISILTTLGVILLVIGVILAILGATGRAIGGRAHWY; via the coding sequence ATGATCATTCTGGGTCTGATTCTGTTGGTGGTGGGGTTCTTCACGGGCATCTCGATCCTCACCACACTCGGAGTGATACTCCTGGTGATCGGCGTGATCCTTGCGATCCTGGGCGCGACGGGCCGTGCGATCGGCGGACGCGCACACTGGTACTGA